A single genomic interval of Hyphomicrobium methylovorum harbors:
- a CDS encoding HAD family hydrolase codes for MQNPVSQTVVFDLDGTLVDTVADIAAAFDEAISPYSSGTTCPKNAVSMMGDGLGTFFWRAVVDRRLDLPADEAAAAFNKFIALYRRTPVLRSHTYPGIRELLQELKDRDVRMAVCTNKVESIALTILDQLGIRDMFDAVVGHKDDRAKKPDPAPLLEAIALAGGRPDDALMIGDTDADCGAAIAARVPVILVAYGYSSVSVREFCACRHAETVQDLRHNVMEFVTTRTRVYHKASLTF; via the coding sequence ATGCAGAACCCTGTTTCGCAGACGGTTGTCTTCGATCTTGATGGCACGCTTGTCGACACGGTGGCGGACATTGCTGCCGCGTTTGATGAGGCGATTTCGCCATATAGCTCCGGAACGACATGCCCAAAAAACGCTGTTTCCATGATGGGCGATGGACTCGGTACGTTTTTCTGGCGTGCTGTTGTCGATCGGAGGCTCGATCTGCCGGCCGACGAAGCCGCAGCGGCGTTTAACAAATTCATCGCTCTGTACCGGCGCACGCCAGTTCTGCGTTCGCACACTTATCCGGGAATACGCGAACTTCTTCAGGAGCTGAAAGACCGCGACGTTCGGATGGCGGTTTGCACGAACAAGGTGGAGTCAATTGCGCTGACGATCCTTGATCAACTCGGCATTCGCGACATGTTCGATGCGGTCGTTGGGCATAAAGATGATCGTGCAAAGAAGCCCGATCCTGCGCCGCTGCTCGAGGCGATTGCTCTTGCTGGAGGACGGCCCGATGATGCGCTGATGATTGGCGATACCGACGCTGATTGCGGTGCTGCGATTGCGGCGCGAGTTCCGGTTATTCTTGTTGCTTACGGATATAGCTCGGTATCAGTTCGTGAGTTCTGTGCGTGTCGACATGCGGAGACCGTCCAGGACCTCCGGCACAACGTGATGGAGTTTGTTACCACGCGCACGCGCGTCTATCACAAGGCGTCGTTGACGTTTTGA